A stretch of Ipomoea triloba cultivar NCNSP0323 chromosome 13, ASM357664v1 DNA encodes these proteins:
- the LOC116001517 gene encoding bidirectional sugar transporter SWEET12-like, which produces MAVFSGDHWTFIFGLCGNIISFFVFLAPLPTFYKIYKKKSTEGFQSIPYVVALFSAMLWIYYAFLKSNTTLLITINSFGCFIETLYVCFFLFYASNKARIHTMKLLGASVFGGFGAIVLVTQFLFKGVVRAQVVGWICLVFSLCVFVAPLCILRQVIRTKSVEHMPFLLSVFLTLSAVAWFFYGLLLKDFNIAIPNVLGFVFGILQILLYAMYRKKTIPSPREQKLPEIVLQTPPAAVIILGEDNTWNNKNKNKTQLPELTQEQIIDIMKLGSLQVYKDDKINVPSSAH; this is translated from the exons ATGGCTGTCTTCTCCGGTGATCACTGGACATTTATCTTTGGCCTCTgtg GAAACATCATCTCCTTCTTCGTGTTCCTGGCGCCACT GCCTACGTTCTATAAAATTTACAAGAAGAAATCGACGGAGGGATTTCAATCAATACCATACGTGGTTGCCCTATTCAGTGCCATGCTTTGGATCTACTATGCATTTCTGAAATCCAACACTACTCTTCTCATCACAATCAACTCCTTCGGCTGCTTCATCGAAACCTTATACGTTTGCTTCTTCCTCTTCTATGCATCAAACAAAGCCAGG ATACATACGATGAAGTTACTTGGGGCGTCGGTATTTGGCGGTTTTGGTGCTATAGTTCTGGTGACGCAGTTTCTGTTCAAAGGCGTAGTTCGTGCACAAGTGGTGGGATGGATTTGCCTGGTCTTCTCCTTGTGCGTATTCGTAGCTCCATTGTGCATCCTG AGGCAAGTAATCAGAACAAAGAGCGTGGAACATATGCCATTTTTGCTATCGGTTTTCCTCACACTAAGTGCGGTTGCATGGTTCTTCTATGGTCTTCTACTAAAAGACTTCAATATTGCT ATTCCGAACGTGTTGGGATTCGTATTTGGAATTCTTCAGATTTTGCTGTACGCCATGTACAGGAAGAAGACTATCCCTAGCCCTAGGGAACAAAAACTCCCAGAAATTGTACTGCAAACCCCGCCTGCAGCTGTAATCATTCTGGGAGAAGATAATACTTGGAATAACAAgaataagaacaaaacacaGCTTCCTGAGCTTACCCAGGAACAAATCATCGACATTATGAAGCTTGGGTCCCTGCAGGTTTATAAGGACGACAAAATCAACGTGCCTTCATCCGCGCATTAA